The following coding sequences are from one Xiphophorus couchianus chromosome 7, X_couchianus-1.0, whole genome shotgun sequence window:
- the LOC114148753 gene encoding trichohyalin isoform X3, whose product MKWRCSSWSKGKLKQRIEELSRSLQTADRAREASEADVERLRESDRTLQSVGQAVIRMFQSLSRISNQTPSVSTDSVLSLDMSSLLSVLSQTESMLQCKHEELQGAELNLRRFSEEQTSLQLRLKQLEEEKEQLDVKTGNMQQELIHTLDSLSREKDASASLRLQVEELRMREEEVKREIDRLKRERDRMEERTRQMETEKYKRVEAELLENVQLSERETQQRIEIHSLKVMLDREQLDRQRAEEEGADAREALQKCRESLLHLSSSETLLKREVQEARDALEKVSALNSSLATDKRDLNMQLLKLETELSDSQSQLQTLRSEVSVLQRDIKSLRSECSLLRVQSETHADVIHQLKERRSHLERNVEEKEKELASLEEEKKTTDQQLNELSSQHTLVREVLNEVQQQLWKTEEQLNQTERQKEELQRESKKLQEEQEVQRRYKEQLEEELQELRSVSVNLHLQLRLQQQQHSQSEVDRCQQNTHICTLQQAKVILQGEIECLRGELQRETARREDEREKREKMLEEKKELKVEMERLTEEVKELQTRRTEEDAKWKKEKESWQREREVLNKELGMRDGEVEALRRRTEGLMEEVEERQREVEKLRVEVAKRETEISFTMERLQRVEAEKENLEEQAKRKEVNLEEKEVKRREEENQRDLETEALCERIEKLETEKKTMEEELCQLRSEEEERRRERVVADEEISRLRKEISFLQEDERRQREKQQKELEEQLKEKVGEVELLKVRLNVAQEEYEEMKEEVERRERGLERQISAVRDREEEVEELKESLRLTEEQKEEVERERQAVCHKLKQKEAREEQLEALLTDTQALLEKEKQERGEKEKTITSLGKELQEAQAEREGANKRVREKEEVCEQLQEEVRMWEQTGEHSDKEVKKLHKINKELQKTVQKLTVMLEEREEELKEKGNMRVKEEKKLNKVMKERQEEVQQLKAALEEKEEEVREWKEKADLSGKEEKKLTKIVKERAEEVKQLRATLEEVKELKESLRQTEKQKEEEERERQAVCHKLKQKEVQEEQLGALLKETQALLEKEKGEKEKMISSHSKELKEAQAEKEGANEKVREKEKARERLQEELRRWQQTAEQSDKEVKKLQKTIKELQEVVQKLTVTLEEREEEWKEKAEVSAMDERMLHRVIKEQQEEVQQMKAALEEKDEEVREWKEKADMSVKEEKKINKVVKDRVEEVKQLRATLEEKENEVREGERCRRIEEEKRRRTEEKVREVEQELEAKEKEAKEQEGKLKEMEEQSNVLRMKEEKLKRLEEELREVKEEQKAQQEVEEELHLEEERRRSRLRELEEEKAGLLVELQSKEMEVTGLTEELQRKTEELSELREEQIEKEEELRSREEELISSKREVSALRDEMNKEQRANQEKLRTFEEEVTVLREKVIKERKEKEEKQEKLRKYEKEVSELKVELLKELQEGEKIRDELMKRKEEVEEEVRRTKDALKVITEEVKKEKEQMKEKLTRTEMEVGTVKEAHRRREKEVLLLKEELQKQQKVKLETQEKLKESREDVLDLEEEAKKERQRREEVQEELRGVQQNMEVLEESLSSLRSQVWNLSLSQEQAQNELKEKEEQNQELKDGLRVAMKEMSQLEVLLKESHAEGELLKTALVEKKKEMDRIKEESQKLANEELDKQGELEELRARVQSLKRRKSEMLEELDNAEKRRKEAERKWKSQVEQMEKEQVVKLNTLSTEIQLLRRKQQEVETEWRSRVEGKEVEVEKARMEVQESQTELNKCKTLTEEQKNQLYILTQSNKQLEADRDRVRMALERTESAMIGYRDRAHQQEQNPGAEPRSEEGDRLLILQRQVAELELNQKRMDKKNSRLESQKDKLKKDRSVLKDTLKQVEEERSRLQQQLSVSSRSEARQSSENTVDVERTVKELEDQVNRLRVSLAVEQEQKAEFIEQSSRNSEWLLSMRQGLNDSLAAVSRRPIPAVLESETQRLDRSLREEDLRLSLSQS is encoded by the exons ATGAAGTGGAGGTGTTCCAGCTGGAGCAAAGGTAAACTAAAGCAAAG gatCGAGGAACTCAGTCGCTCCCTGCAGACGGCAGACAGAGCAAGGGAGGCGTCGGAGGCAGACGTGGAGCGGCTGAGGGAATCGGACAGGACGCTGCAGTCGGTCGGTCAGGCTGTCATCAGGATG TTCCAGTCCCTGAGCAGGATCAGCAACCAGACGCCGAGCGTCTCTACGGACAGCGTCCTCAGTCTGGATATGTCCTCCCTGCTGTCGGTTCTGTCTCAGACTGAGAGTATGCTGCAGTGTAAACACGAGGAGCTGCAG GGGGCAGAGCTAAATCTGCGGCGGTTCAGCGAAGAGCAAACGTCTCTGCAGCTCCGCCTGAAAcagctggaggaagaaaaagagcagCTGGACGTGAAAACTGGGAACATGCAGCAAgaactgatacacacactggaCTCTCTGAGCAG GGAGAAAGACGCTTCCGCCTCCCTGCGTCTGCAGGTGGAGGAGCTGCGGATgagagaggaggaggtgaagaggGAGATCGACAgactgaagagagagagagacagaatgGAGGAAAGAACCCGACAgatggagacagaaaaatacaaacg GGTGGAGGCGGAGCTTCTGGAGAATGTCCAGCTGTCAGAGAGAGAAACTCAGCAGCGGATTGAGATCCACAGCCTGAAG GTGATGCTGGATAGGGAGCAGCTGGACAGGcagagagcagaagaagaaggtgcTGATGCCAGAGAAGCCTTACAGAAG TGCAGGGAGTCCTTGCTGCACCTCTCCTCCTCAGAGACGTTGCTGAAACGGGAGGTGCAGGAGGCGCGGGATGCCCTGGAGAAAGTGTCGGCTCTGAACTCATCTCTGGCCACAGACAAGCGAGATCTGAACATGCAGCTGCTGAAG CTGGAGACAGAGCTGTCAGACAGCCAGTCACAGCTGCAGActctgaggtcagaggtcagcgtTCTGCAGAGAGACATTAAAAGTCTGAGGAGTGAGTGCAGCCTCCTGAG AGTTCAGTCGGAGACGCACGCTGATGTCATCCATCAGCTGAAGGAGCGACGCTCACACCTGGAGAGAAAcgtggaggagaaggagaaggagctGGCCtccctggaggaggagaagaagaccACAGATCAGCAGCTGAACGAG TTATCCTCCCAGCACACCCTGGTACGCGAGGTGCTAAACGAGGTACAGCAACAGCTGTGGAAGACGGAGGAGCAGCTGAATCAGACGGAGAGACagaaggaggagctgcagagagaaagcaagaagctgcaggaggaacaGGAAGTTCAGAGGAGATACAAGGAGCAGCTGGAAGAGGAGTTACAGGAGCTGAG GTCCGTGTCGGTGAACCTCCACCTGCAGCTCCgtctgcaacagcagcagcactccCAGTCTGAGGTGGACAGATGTCAGCAGAACACACACATCTGTACGCTGCAGCAGGCCAAAGTCATCTTGCAGG GTGAGATCGAGTGTCTGAGAGGAGAACTTCAGCGAGAGACGGCAAGAAGAGAAGATGAGagggagaaaagggaaaaaatgctGGAGGAAAAGAAGGAGTTGAAGGTAGAAATGGAGAGGCTGacggaggaggtgaaggagctGCAGACCAGAAGGACGGAGGAAGACGCCAAGTGGAAGAAGGAAAAGGAGTCgtggcagagagaaagagaagttCTGAACAAAGAGCTCGGCATGAGAGATGGAGAGGTGGAGGCGCTGAGGAGGCGTACCGAGGGACtgatggaggaggtggaggaaaggCAGAGAGAGGTGGAGAAACTGAGGGTGGAGGTGGCAAAGAGAGAGACTGAGATCAGCTTTACGATGGAGAGACTGCAGAGAGTAGAGGCAGAGAAGGAGAACCTGGAGGAGCAAGCAAAGAGGAAAGAGGTCAATCTAGAAGAAAAGGAGGTGaagagaagagaggaggagaaccagagggATTTAGAGACAGAGGCACTGTGCGAACGGATCGAGAAGCTGGAAacggaaaagaaaacaatggagGAAGAGCTCTGTCAGCTGaggagtgaggaggaggagaggcggAGAGAGAGAGTTGTAGCGGATGAGGAAATCAGCAGGCTGAGAAAAGAAATCTCCTTTTTACAGGAGGATGAGAGGAGACAGAGGGAGAAACAgcagaaggagctggaggagcagctgaaagAGAAAGTAGGGGAGGTGGAGCTCCTGAAAGTGAGGCTGAACGTGGCTCAGGAGGAGTATGAAGAAAtgaaggaggaggtggagaggaGGGAGCGCGGCCTGGAGCGACAGATCAGTGCTGTCAGGGACcgagaggaggaggtggaggagctgaaggagaGCCTGAGGCTGACTGAGGAGCAGAAGGAAGAAGTAGAACGGGAACGGCAGGCAGTCTGTCACAAACTAAAGCAGAAGGAGGCGCgggaggagcagctggaggctCTGCTGACAGACACTCAAGCGCTCCTCGAGAAGGAGAAacaagaaagaggagaaaaagagaaaacaataaccTCCTTGGGCaaggagctgcaggaggctCAGGCTGAGAGAGAGGGAGCAAATAAGAGGgtcagagagaaggaggaggtcTGTGAGCAGCTTCAGGAGGAGGTCAGGATGTGGGAGCAGACAGGAGAGCACAGTGATAAGGAGGTGAAAAAGCTCCATAAAATCAATAAGGAGCTACAAAAGACAGTGCAGAAACTAACGGTCATGctagaggagagagaggaggagttGAAGGAGAAGGGAAATATGAGggtgaaagaggagaaaaagctCAACAAGGTCATGAAAGAGCGACAAGAGGAGGTGCAACAGCTAAAGGCTGCtctggaggagaaggaggaggaggttaGGGAGTGGAAGGAGAAGGCAGACCTGAGTgggaaggaggagaaaaaactcACCAAGATAGTTAAGGAGAGAGCAGAGGAGGTGAAGCAGCTAAGGGCCACActggaggaggtgaaggagctGAAGGAGAGCCTGAGGCAGACTGAGAagcagaaggaggaagaagaaagggAGCGGCAGGCGGTCTGTCACAAACTGAAACAGAAGGAGGTGCAGGAGGAGCAGCTGGGGGCTCTGCTGAAAGAAACTCAGGCGCTCCTGGAGaaggagaaaggagaaaaagagaaaatgatctCCTCCCACAGCAAGGAGCTGAAGGAGGCTCAGGCCGAGAAAGAGGGAGCGAATGAGAAGGtcagagagaaggagaaggCCCGCGagaggctgcaggaggagctgagGAGGTGGCAGCAGACAGCAGAGCAAAGTGATAAAGAGGTGAAAAAGCTCCAGAAGACCATTAAGGAGCTACAAGAGGTGGTTCAGAAGCTGACAGTCACGctagaggagagagaggaggagtgGAAGGAGAAGGCAGAGGTGAGCGCCATGGATGAGAGAATGCTCCACAGGGTCATCAAGGAGCAACAAGAGGAGGTGCAGCAGATGAAGGCAGCGCTGGAGGAGAAGGATGAGGAGGTGAGGGAGTGGAAGGAGAAGGCAGATATGAGTgtaaaggaggagaaaaaaatcaacaaagttGTTAAAGATAGAGTAGAGGAGGTGAAGCAGCTGAGGGCAACACTGGAGGAGAAGGAAAATGAGGTGAGAGAGGGGGAGAGGTGCAGAAGGAttgaggaggagaagaggaggaggactgaGGAGAAGGTGAGGGAGGTGGAGCAGGAACTGGAAGCAAAGGAGAAGGAGGCAAAGGAGCAAGAAGGGAAGCTAAAAGAAATGGAGGAACAGAGCAATGTTCTGAGAATGAAAGAGGAGAAACTGAAAAGACTGGAAGAGGAACTGAGGGAGGTAAAAGAGGAGCAAAAGGCACAACAGGAAGTTGAGGAAGAGCTTCatctggaggaggagaggagaagatCCAGACtgagagagctggaggaggagaaggcagGACTGCTGGTGGAGCTACAGAGTAAGGAGATGGAGGTGACAGGTCTTACAGAGGAGTTGCAGAGGAAGACAGAGGAGCTATCTGAGCTCAGAGAGGAGCAAatagagaaggaggaggagctgagatCAAGAGAGGAGGAGCTGATAAGTAGCAAAAGGGAGGTGTCTGCACTGAGAGACGAGATGAATAAGGAGCAACGAGCAAATCAGGAGAAATTGAGGACGTTTGAGGAGGAGGTGACAGTTCTCAGAGAGAAAGTGATTAAAGAaaggaaggagaaggaggagaagcaggagaAGCTCCGAAAATATGAGAAGGAGGTGTCTGAACTCAAAGTGGAGCTTCTGAAGGAACTCCAGGAGGGGGAGAAAATCCGAGATGAACtgatgaagaggaaggaggaggtggaggaagaggtCAGGAGGACCAAGGATGCATTAAAAGTCATCACTGAGGAGGTGAAAAAAGAGAAGGAGCAGATGAAAGAGAAATTAACAAGGACAGAGATGGAGGTGGGGACTGTAAAGGAGGCCCACAGGAGGCGTGAAAAGGAGGTGTTGCTGCTCAAAGAGGAACTCCAGAAGCAGCAGAAGGTGAAGCTGGAGACTCAAGAGAAGCTGAAGGAAAGTAGAGAAGATGTCTTGGATCTTGAAGAGGAAGCAAAGAAGGAGCGccagaggagggaggaggtgcAGGAGGAATTGAGAGGTGTTCAGCAGAACATGGAGGTGTTGGAGGAGAGCCTGAGCTCCCTGCGGAGTCAG GTGTGGAATCTGAGCCTGAGCCAGGAACAAGCTCAAAATGAgttgaaggagaaggaggagcagaACCAGGAGTTGAAGGACGGCCTTAGGGTGGCCATGAAGGAGATGTCACAGCTGGAGGTTCTTCTGAAG GAGAGCCACGCTGAGGGGGAGCTTCTGAAGACCGCCTtggtggagaagaagaaggagatgGACAGAATCAAAGAGGAGAGTCAAAAGTTGGCCAATGAGGAGCTGGATAAGCAAggagagctggaggagctgcgaGCCAGAGTTCAGAGcctgaagaggagaaaaagtgAGATGTTAGAGGAGCTGGACAACgcagagaagaggaggaaggaggctGAGAGGAAGTGGAAGAGTCAAGTGGAGCAGATGGAGAAAGAGCAGGTGGTGAAGCTGAACACTCTCAGTACAGAAATCCAGTTACTGCGGAGGAAACAGCAGGAGGTGGAAACAGAGTGGAGGTCCAGGGTAGAAGGGAAGGAGGTGGAGGTAGAGAAAGCGAGAATGGAGGTGCAAGAGAGTCAAACCGAGCTGAACAAGTGCAAAACCTTAACAGAGGAGCAGAAGAATCAGCTCTACATACTGACTCAGAGCAACAAGCAGCTGGAGGCAGACAGGGACCGGGTCCGAATGGCCCTGGAGCGGACAGAGTCAGCCATGATTGGCTACAGGGACAGAGCGCACCAACAGGAGCAGAACCCCGGGGCAGAACCTCGCTCAGAGGAG GGTGACAGACTGTTGATCCTGCAGCGCCAGGTGGCTGAACTGGAGCTGAACCAAAAACGGATGGACAAGAAGAATTCCCGTCTGGAAAGCCAGAAGGACAAGCTGAAGAAAGACAGAAGTGTTCTCAAAGACACGTTGAAACAG GTGGAGGAGGAACGATCgaggctccagcagcagctttcagTCAGCTCCAGGTCTGAGGCGAGACAG TCATCTGAGAACACCGTTGACGTAGAGCGCACCGtgaaggagctggaggaccaG GTGAATCGTCTCCGCGTCTCGCTGGCTGTGGAGCAGGAGCAGAAGGCGGAGTTTATCGAGCAGTCGTCCAGAAATAGCGAATGGCTGCTCTCGATGAGGCAGGGCCTGAACGATTCGCTGGCTGCCGTCTCACGCCGTCCAATCCCAGCAGTCCTGGAGTCTGAGACGCAGCGATTGGACCGCAGCTTGAGGGAGGAGGACCTTAGGTTGTCTCTGAGTCAATCATAG